The nucleotide sequence TGTCATAGAAACCGATCAAACGATCGATGAGCTCTGCTTTGGTTCCAGACACGATCTGACCGAGCTCTGCGCACCATTTTTTCAAAACCTCTACTTCCAAGCCATCTCGGGGCGAAATGCCACCGAGCAGCGTGGAAGGCGGCACTTGTTCCTGAACGATCTGCTGGAGCTCGGCTAATGTCGTAGTTTTATCGGCGCTGATGTCGCATTTGCGAATGGCATCGAACAAGTAGGGTTTTGACCGCACGGCTTTGTAGTTCAACAGCTCGTGGTAGCCGTGGGTTTTGATAGTAACGTGCAGAACCTCACGAAGCACGCGGGCGATCTCATCTGGGATCAAATCGAAGTCGGTGCCGTCTTCGTTCCGGATGGAGAAAAGCAGACCTTTCGATTGAAGGAGTCGTCTCGTTTCTTCGATCTCTGTTCGAGTATGCAGGACGTTTCCGAGCGAGGGAAATCGGTTCAGCCCGGCTTCGATTGTTCGATACTCGCGTTCCGTGATTTTTAATCGAACGCGCAGTTTTTCGATTAGGTTGAACTCGTCATTTGAAACTTGAGCTTGGTTTTCCCAAGCGGTTTCGAGAACGAATTTGAAGAGTTCGAGCTGTTCAGATCGGGCCACTCCGTTTTTTAGAATGTCCTCGTTTGAGCGGTCGATTATCGACTGTTCGTAGGCAATAATGTCGTCGGAAGTTTCTTTCTCGTCCGCGAGATAACTATCTTTGTTCAGAAGAATTTCTTTAAGAATCAGACGAACCAGAATCCGGTGCTGCCGATCTGCCCGGTAGAGCAGTTCGTTCAATGCCGATTTTACGTTGGAGGCGTAGTAGTATTGCGGAGAGGTTTTTTTAAGGGCGGCCCGAATCTCATCGTCGGTGAGATTGCGATAATCGATTACGTAGGCGCTCGAAATACGCTTTAGCACGAGGCTTGTGCCGATGTGATCGACAGCTTTGGCAATTTTCATGGGGTATGAACTTTAGGATGAATGGCGGCCAGCCAATCGCATACAAAAGGCATAATCCTCCATGATGCGATTCAAGACTCAGCACTGAATTTGTGCCAAGTGTTCCCTTACGTTGATTTCCTGTTTTGTAGAATAAGTGATCGGGATTTTCTCCGAAACAGTAGTCGGTGCGGCGTCTATCGACGAACGAGAGCCCCGTTGTTGCAATATGGCATGAGTCTTTCGACTTCATCAATTTCGCTGATAGCTGCACCGGTGGAGGTGAACTGGGAGTAGGAGCGAGCTTGCGCGCGATAACGTCTGCCGCTCAGCGCAAATCCAACGCGTTCATCGCGCGCAAGCCCGCTCCTACGTGCCGACCCAGTTGGAGTTGGTTTGGTGATCTGGTCAATGAAGCCGTCTTGAAGGGACGGGATGTTCGCGAACCGGGGACACGACCACCTCAGTTCACTTCGTAGACTTCGACGAGGGCTACGCCGGTGGTGTTGGCTTTGCCGGAGACGACGGCGCTGTAGACGCCGGGGGGCAGGGTGAGGAGGAGGGCGGCGTCGTTGGTGCCGGTCGACAGGGGGAAGGCTCCGACGGTTTGGGCGGCGGTGGCGATTTCGGCGGCGTAGGCGATGTCATCCCAATCGTCGTTTTGATAGAGGGGCATCGTATCGCCTTGGCGATAGATGCGCAGGACGGGATCGTCGAGCAGGCCCGGCACACCCCATTGCGCGAGGGTAGGGCCGACGGCGCGAATGAGGAGGGTTTGGCCGACGTCTCCGCTGATGACGAAACCGGCGATGAGGTTGTCGGAATCGGTGCCGACCCAGGTGCGGGCGGAGACGTTGGTGAGGCGGGCGGTGCCGGTGATGTCGGCGTCGTAGGCCTCGCCGAGCGTCACGCCGCTGCCGTCGGTGCGGTCTCCGATTCGCGCGGTGTAGGCTCCGGCGGGCAACGTGGCGACCATGGCGGCGTCGAGGCTGCCGGATTCGAGCTCGAAGGCGCCGAGACGGGCGGAGGTTGTGGCAACGTTGTCGGCGTCGGCGCCCCAGTTGTCGTTGTGGTCGAGCGGTCCGTCGGCAGGGCTCGCGAGGTCGAGCACGGGATCGGCGAGGATGGACGAAACGCCGAAGCCGCCGAGCGTGGGGCCGATACCGCGGAGCAGGACTTCCTTGGTGCCGTCGCCGCCGATGACGAAGCCGACGGTGAGCGCGTTGATGCCGGCCCCGCTGACGGCGCGAACGGAGACGTTGGCCAGGCGTGAGGCACCGGCGGGAGGCACGACGATGTCGGTCGCGGCCGGCAGGCGAATGGAGGTGACCGACAGCGGTGGCAGGGTGAGGTTGAACGCGTTGGCGTTGACGGCGGCGGACCCGATAATCTGCGCGTTGCTTGCGGTGGATTCGAAGGTTTCGGTCGCGGGGAGGTTGGCCAATTGGCGGGCCGGATAAACACCGTTGGCGATGGTCGCGTGGGCGAGCGCGACCTGGGTGGTGTGGGCCTCGGAGAGTGCGCGGTTGACCAGCACGATGGTGAGGTCGCCGGTGGCGTTGTCGGTCGTGGCGTAGGCCGAGACGGATTCTTCG is from Synoicihabitans lomoniglobus and encodes:
- a CDS encoding SAP domain-containing protein, yielding MKIAKAVDHIGTSLVLKRISSAYVIDYRNLTDDEIRAALKKTSPQYYYASNVKSALNELLYRADRQHRILVRLILKEILLNKDSYLADEKETSDDIIAYEQSIIDRSNEDILKNGVARSEQLELFKFVLETAWENQAQVSNDEFNLIEKLRVRLKITEREYRTIEAGLNRFPSLGNVLHTRTEIEETRRLLQSKGLLFSIRNEDGTDFDLIPDEIARVLREVLHVTIKTHGYHELLNYKAVRSKPYLFDAIRKCDISADKTTTLAELQQIVQEQVPPSTLLGGISPRDGLEVEVLKKWCAELGQIVSGTKAELIDRLIGFYDNLLQRTETAGDDRQVWYDHFEQLAARDLQFLRGQQLIEKDLECEARFEDATDFLFENRLHHKPLKLIGSAHADGILSFRDKVIIWDNKSKESPVHLKDHIKQFENYIKTSERPVAGFWVIGPDFTIESQMLAMQFTVDCGATVTLIKAGDLKQIAENWHKRNAGKSDDPFPLGYLLQPGLLNPVLVAAS